In Streptococcus mitis, the DNA window GGAGACGATGTGAAAATCCGTAAAGAAGATTATAAGTTCACAGATTTGAAAAATCATAGCCAAATTTTCCTAAAAGATGATGACGAAACCATCTACACCAACCCCTACTATGTGCACGATATCCGCATGACAGGAGCTCAACACGTAGGAACTTCTAGCATTGAAAGTAGTTTTTCAACACTTGTCGGAGTTAAAAAAGAGGATATCCTCAAACACTCCAGCATCACTAATCATCTAGGAAACAAAGTAACTATCACTGATGTTACAATCGATGAGGCTGGTAAGAAAGTGACCTACAGCGGAGATTTCTCTGACACAAAACATCCTTATACCGTTAGCTACAACTCTGACAAATTCACTACCAAAACAAGCTGGCGCCTCAAGGATGAGTCCTACAGTTACGATGGGCCACTCGGCGCAACTCTGAAAGAAGATGGCAAGCGTGTTGACCTCACCCTCTGGTCTCCAAGTGCCGATAAGGTTTCTGTCGTTGTCTACGACAAGAAAGACCCTGAAAAAGTAGTTGGAACTGTCGCCCTTGAAAAAGGAGAAAAAGGAACCTGGAAACAAACTCTGAATGAAAACTCTGGTCTCGGCATCAGCAACTACACTGGCTACTACTACCACTACCAAATCGAGCGCCAAGGTAAAACTGTTCTTGCACTCGATCCTTACGCTAAATCCCTCGCTGCTTGGAATAGTGACGATGCTAAGATTGACGATGCCCATAAAGTGGCTAAAGCCGCCTTTGTAGATCCAGCTAAACTCGGACCTCAAGACTTGACTTATGGTAAGATTCGCAACTTCAAATCGCGCGAAGATGCTGTCATCTATGAAGCTCATGTGCGTGACTTCACTTCAGATCCTGCCATCGCAAAAGATTTGACTAAGCCATTTGGTACCTTTGAAGCCTTTATCGAAAAACTAGACTACCTCAAAAACTTGGGTGTAACCCACATCCAGCTCCTTCCAGTCTTGTCTTACTACTTTGTCAATGAGTTGAAGAACCACGAACGCTTATCTGACTATGCTTCAAGCAACAGCAACTACAACTGGGGATATGACCCTCAAAACTACTTCTCCTTGACTGGTATGTACTCAAGCAATCCTAAGAATCCAGAAAAACGAATCGCAGAATTCAAAAATCTCATCAACGAAATCCACAAACGTGGCATGGGAGCCATCCTGGACGTAGTTTATAACCATACAGCCAAAGTCGATATCTTTGAAGATTTGGAGCCAAACTACTATCACTTTATGGATGCCGATGGAACACCTCGAACTAGCTTTGGTGGTGGACGCTTGGGGACAACCCACTATATGACCAAACGGCTCCTAGTTGACTCTATCAAATATCTAGTTGATACCTACAAAGTAGATGGCTTCCGTTTCGATATGATGGGAGACCACGATGCCACTTCTATCGAAGAAGCGTACAAGGCTGCACGCGCCCTCAATCCAAACTTAATCATGCTGGGGGAAGGTTGGAGAACCTATGCTGGTGATGAAAATATGCCTACTAAAGCTGCTGACCAAGATTGGATGAAACATACCGATACTGTAGCAGTATTTTCCGACGACATCCGTAACAACCTCAAGTCTGGTTATCCAAACGAAGGTCAACCTGCCTTTATCACAGGTGGCAAGCGTGATATCAACACTATTTTCAAAAATCTCATTGCTCAGCCAACCAACTTTGAAGCTGACAGTCCTGGAGATGTCATCCAATACATCGCAGCCCATGATAACTTGACCCTCTTTGACATCATCGCCCAATCTATTAAAAAAGACCCAAGCAAGGCTGAAAACTATGCTGAAATCCATCGTCGTTTGCGACTTGGAAATCTCATGGTCTTGACAGCTCAAGGAACTCCATTTATCCACTCTGGTCAGGAATACGGACGTACTAAACAATTCCGTGACCCAGCCTACAAGTCTCCAGTAGCAGAGGACAAACAACCAAACAAATCTCACTTGTTGCGTGATAAGGACGGCAATCCATTTGACTATCCTTACTTCATCCATGACTCTTACGATTCTAGCGATGCAGTCAACAAGTTTGACTGGACTAAGGCTACAGATGGAAAAGCATATCCTGAAAATGTCAAGAGCCGTGACTATATGAAAGGGTTGATTGCCCTTCGTCAATCTACAGATGCCTTCCGACTTAAGAGTCTTCAAGATATCAAAGACCGTATCCGCCTCATCACTGTCCCAGGTCAAAATGGTGTGGAGAAAGAGGATGTAGTGATCGGTTACCAAATCACTGCTCCAAACGGTGATATCTACGCAGTCTTTGTCAATGCGGACGAAAAAGCTCGCGAATTTAATTTGGGAACTGCCTTCGACCACCTCAGAAATGCTGAAGTTTTGGCAGATGAAAACCAAGCAGGACCAGTAGGAATTGCCAACCCGAAAGGACTTGAATGGACCGAAAAAGGCTTGAAATTAAATGCCCTTACAGCTACTGTTCTTCGAATCGCTCAAGGCGGTGCCATCGTTGCCCCAGCTGTGGAAGAGAAACCAGAATTTGATCTTTCTAGCTTAAAACAAGAACAAGGGCAAAATAACAGCCAAGACAATATGTCAAACCGAGTAGTCAAACCGGAACAGCAAACTCCAGCTCCACAAACTAAACCTGATTCTGCAAAACCAGACACAAAAGTAGCTGATTCAGAAAATAAACCTAACCAAGCTACAGCTGATTCACAAGCTAAACTACCAAATACAGGAACCAAAAATGATCACAAACTCCTGTTTGCAGGAATTAGTCTCCTTGCTCTTCTAGGTCTCGGGTTCTTGCTAAAAAACAAAAAAGAGAACTAAACTAGCCCTCCTATAGAACTATCCCCCAAGCCTTAACGCTCGGGGGATTGAGTTTTGTACAATATTTATTTTCCTAATAAGCCTGATTAGGATTTTTTATTAAGCCTCTTTCATGGCAAAGTAAGCCCGAACTTTGGGTGCTACTTGTGTTCCGAAGAGTTCAATAGCTCTTAGAACTTGATCATGAGGCATGGAACCAAGCGGTAGATGGAGCATGAAGCGGTCCAAACCTAAGTCTTCAATCATGCGAATCAATTTTTCTGCCACCTGATCTGGATTGCCCACAAACATAGCACCATTTGGCCCAACTTGCTCCAAATATTGCTCATAACGCAATTCCTGCCAGTGTGGACGATCTTTAGAAATAGCATCCACCACTTGATTGGTCGGATGGAAATAATCTTTTACAGCCTGCTTGCCATCTTCAGCAATCCAACCCCAAGAATGGGCTCCCACTTTCAGATATTTTTCTGCATGACCGGCATCTCTACCAATCTCACGATAAGCCTGAATCAATTTTTTAAAATAACGCGGATTGCCACCAATAATAGCATAGACAATCGGCAGCCCCGCCTGAGCAATCTTCACTGTTGATTCTACATGACCACCTGTCGCTATCCACAAGGGCAATTTGTCCTGAACCGGACGAGGATAAACTTCTTTACCAGAGATTGTTTGGGTCAAGCGACCTTGCCAGTCTAACTTGGTCTTTTCATTGACTAACTGAAGCAAGTCTAATTTCTCATCAAAAAGGACTTCGTAGTCTTTCAAATCATATCCAAACAAGGGAAAAGATTCCGTGAAAGAACCCCTTCCAGCCATAATCTCCGCTCGCCCATTTGACAAAGCATCGATAGTGGCATACTGTTGGAACAAGCGAATCGGATCCATGCTCGAGAGAATGCTGACTGCACTGGTCAAACGGATTTTCTTAGTATTGACTGCCCCAGCCGCCAGGACAATCTCTGGGGCTGATACCGCAAAATCCGCTCGATGGTGCTCACCAATCCCATATACATCCAAATCAACCTTGTCAGCCAGCTCAATCTCCGCCACCAACTGACGAATGCGTTCGGCATGACTGTAAGTTTGCCCAATTCCTTCAAGCTCCGTTGTTTCCCCAAATGTTGAAATTCCCAATTCTACCATATCCATTCTCCCTATCTACTCTGTCCTTCAATTTGAAAAATTATTCTAACACGAAACTTGAGTACAAGCAACCAATTTGCTCACAAGAAAAAGCCTAGATAACTAGACTTTTTTAACTTATTCTACCGTTACTGATTTAGCAAGGTTACGTGGTTTATCCACATCTAGCCCACGGTGCAGAGTTGCAAAGTAAGCGACCAATTGCGTTGGCACAACCATTGAAATTGGTGAGAGGTAAGGGTGTACAGTCGTAAGGACGATATCGTCTGTATCTTTGGCAACATTTTCTTCTGCTATAGTGAGAACCTTGGCACCACGAGCTGCCACCTCTTGGATATTTCCACGAGTGTGGTTGGCAAGAACTGGATCTGACAAGAGCGCCAAGACAGGTGTTCCTTCTTCAATCAAGGCAATAGTCCCGTGCTTAAGTTCTCCTGCCGCAAAACCTTCACACTGGATGTAAGAAATCTCTTTGAGTTTGAGACTTGCTTCCATGGCTACATAGTAATCTTGACCACGTCCGATATAAAAGGCGTTGCGAGTTGTTTCAAGAAGCTCACGAACCTTGGCTTCAATGGCTTCTTTCTCTGAAAGAGTTGATTCGATAGATTGAGCTACGATTGACAACTCATGAACTAGGTCAAAGGCTTGCGCTTTAGCATTACCATTTGCTTCTCCGACTGCTTTTGCAAGGAAGGCAAGGGCTGCGATTTGCGCTGTATAAGCCTTAGTTGATGCCACGGCAATTTCAGGACCTGCATGAAGAAGCATGGTATGATTAGCTTCACGAGAAAGAGTTGAACCTGGGACATTTGTCACTGTCAAGCTTGGGATTCCCATTTCATTAGCCTTAACCAAAACCTGACGGCTATCCGCTGTTTCACCAGACTGGCTGATAAAGATGAAAAGTGGTTTCTTGCTGAGAAGTGGCATACCATAGCCCCACTCAGATGAAATTCCAAGCTCAACTGGTGTATCTGTCAATTCTTCCAACATTTTCTTAGAAGCAAATCCTGCGTGGTAAGATGTTCCAGCTGCAAGGATGTAGATACGGTCTGCGTCTTGAACGGCCTTGATAATAGCTGGGTCTACAACAACTTGACCAGCCTCATCTGTGTAGGCTTGGATGAGTTTACGCATCACCGTTGGTTGCTCATCGATTTCCTTGAGCATGTAGTAAGGATAAGTTCCCTTACCGATATCTGACAAGTCAAGTTCAGCAGTGTAACTAGCACGCTCACGACTGTTGCCATCATAGTCTTGAACTTCCACACTATCAGCCTTAACAATTACCAATTCTTGGTCATGGATTTCCATGTATTGGTTGGTTTCACGAATCATAGCCATGGCGTCTGAACAAACCATATTGTAGCCTTCCCCAAGACCAATCAAAAGTGGTGATTTATTTTTAGCCACGTAGATGACTTCAGGATCTTGTGAGTCAACCAAGGCAAAGGCATAAGAACCACGGATGATGTGAAGAGCTTTTTTGAAGGCTTCAAGAACTGACAAGCCATCTTCTTCCGCAAATTTTCCAATCAAGTGAACAGCGATTTCAGTATCTGTTTGCCCCTTAAAGTGGTGACCTGCAAGGTATTCTTCCTTGATTTCAAGGTAGTTCTCAATCACCCCATTGTGCACCAAAACAAAACGTTCAGTCTCAGAGCGATGTGGGTGAGCATTGTCTTCAGTTGGTTTTCCATGAGTCGCCCAACGAGTATGTCCAATACCAGTTGTTCCCTCAACACCAGCTGTCTTGGCAGACAATTCTGCGATACGGCCTACAGCTTTTACTAGGTGATTTTCAGCACCACCTAGGACAAAAATTCCCGCAGAATCATAGCCACGGTATTCGAGCTTTTCAAGTCCTTGAATCAAAATATCAGTTGCATTTGTGTTTCCAACAACACCAACAATTCCACACATAGTATATACGACACAGACCAGCTGTGCTTTCTCCTTAAAATTGGTATAGTCTAATTCCTCTTTTATAGAATCAGCAAAAACAGTATATACTTGTTTCTTTAACTTGTCAAGAGTAAAAATTGGTATAGTTCAAATTAAGCTCCTGTAAGCAAAAAACTCTGACCAATTAGGATAATCAGTCAGAGTCCTTTTTAAAATCCATTATTATCGCTTAATTCCTTGAACCAGTGCCCTGATTTTTTCAGACGACGTTCTTGCGTTTCCAAGTCTAATTCGACCAAACCATAGCGATTTTTATAGCTGTTGAGCCATGACCAGCAATCGATAAAGGTCCAAATCAAGTAGCCCTTACAATTGGCTCCGTCTTCAATGGCACGGTGCAGTTCACGAAGATGACCTTTTACAAAGTCAATACGGTAATCATCTTGAATCATTCCATTATCACGGAATTTTTCTTCCCCTTCAACACCCATACCATTCTCTGTCAACATCCACTTGATATTGCCATAATTTTCCTTGATATTTTGGGCAATGTCATAAATCCCTTGCTCATAAATCTCCCAGCCACGGTGAGGATTAATTTTACGTCCAGGCATCACATAAGGCTCATAAAAATGTTCTGGCAAGAGTGGACTCTCTGGATGCTTAGCAAATCGAGGCGCCATAACACGCAAAGGTTGATAGTAGTTGACACCAAGGAAGTCCACTGTATTGTCACGAATGAGCTTCAACTCCTCCTCTGTAGCATCAGGCAAGAGACCTTGTTCATGCAAGATTTCTACCAACTCCTGTGGATAAGTCCCCAAAACAGACGGATCTAAGAAAGATTGGGACTGAAAAAGGTCCGCAATGCGAGCTGCCTTAACATCAGCAGGATGCTGGCTACGTGGATAAGCCGGTGTCAAGTTGAGGACAATCCCAATCTTGGAATCAGGCAAGAGTTCATGACAAGCCTTAACCGCCCGACTGCTAGCCAATTGTGTATGATAAGCTACTTTAACGGCTGCCTCTGCATCCACCTTATGTGGATAATGGGCATCGTAAAAATAGCCAAATTCTACTGGAACGATGGGCTCGTTAAAGGTAATCCATTGATCCACTAAATCTCCATAAGTCTCAAAACAAAAACGAGCATAGTCTTCATAGGCTGAGACAGTCGCCTTATTTTCCCAACCATCACCATCCTCTTGAAGGGCAAAAGGTAAATCAAAATGATAAAGATTGACTAAAAGACGAATCTCTTTAGCCTTAATAGCCTCAAAAACCTTACGATAGAAATCCACACCTTGAGGATTGACTTCCCCACGCCCTTGTGGAAAAATCCGTGACCACTGAATAGAAGTCCGAAAGGCCGTGTGACCAGTTTCTAACAAGAGGTCGATATCCTTTTCCCAATTTTCATAAAAGGTTGATGTTTTATCTGGACCAATCCCATTATAGTAACGATTTGGCTCCACTTGGTACCAATAATCCCAGAGATTATCTCCCTTACCGTCACCAGCTACACGTCCTTCTGTTTGTGGTCCAGAAGTAGAGGATCCCCAGACAAAATCCTTTGGAAATCTTAGCATACATTTACCTCTTTATCTACTCATTTTTCCCATTATACAGAAAAAACAAGGTAAAAACTAGTTACATTTTTTCCTTGTTTTTCTTCTGATTATAGTTTTTATTTCTTGCTGAGAATTTCAAGCGTTTCAAGCAAGTTATCTGCATGAACTTCGATAGTGTCACCAGTCGCTTTAATCTTCACTTCTACGATACCATCGGCCGCTTTTTTACCAACAGTAATACGGATTGGCAATCCAATCAAGTCGCTATCGCTGAATTTAACACCAACACGTTCGTTACGGTCATCTGTCAAGACTTCATAACCAGCTCCCATCAAGCTTGCTTCAAGCTTTTCTGTCAAGGCTTGCGCTTCTTCGTCCTTGACATTAACAGTAATCAAGTGTACATCAAATGGTGCCAATTCTTTAGGGAAATTGATTCCCCAAGCGTAACGGTATTCACCTTTTGGTGTTTTGTTAACAAAGAGGCGAGCGTGTTGCTCCATCACTGCTGAAAGTAGACGGCTGACACCGATACCGTAACATCCCATGATAATTGGCACAGCACGGCCATTTTCATCCAAAACATCTGCTCCCATGCTTGCTGAATAGCGAGTGCCGAGTTTAAAGATGTGACCAATTTCGATACCACGCGCAAAGTTAAGGACTCCTTGCCCGTCTGGGGAAATTTCACCCTCACGAACTTCGCGGATATCCACATATTCTGCAGTAAAATCACGGCCTGGGTTCACACCAGTCAAATGGTAGCCATCTTCGTTAGCACCGACAACTGCATTGCGAACATCTTGCACTTTACGATCTGCAATAATTTTAATATTCTCTGGCAAAGCAACTGGGCCAAGTGAACCAAATCCTGCTTGAACAACATTTGCCACTTCTTCTTCACTTGCAACGTCAAAGAAATCTGCTCCCAAGTGGTTTTTCAACTTAACTTCATTGAGTTGGTCATTTCCAACTAGAAGGGCTGCAAGAAGCTCACCATCTGCCATGTAGAAGAGGGTTTTAATCGTTTGTTCTTCTGGAACATTGAGAAAGGCTGCAACTTCATCAATTGATTTAACATCTGGAGTTGCAACACGAGTCACTTCTTCTTCAGCGACAACACGGTTGCTTGGTTTGTACTCGTTTGTTGCCATTTCCAAGTTAGCCGCATAGCTAGACTCACTTGAGTAAGCAATGGTATCTTCACCAGAGACCATCCATTTGAGCAATTCTGCCTTGATTTCTTCTTGCACTTCCGCAGGAATCTCATCAAATGAAGCAACTGACTTGTCCAAGACGACCCAGCGGTCAAGGTCTGTACGAGCAGGTGTAATGGCCATAAATTCTTGGCTATCCTTACCACCCATAGCTCCACCGTCACCAATAATTGCCTTGAAATCTAAACCACTACGAGTGAAAATACGCTCATAAGCAGCTTTGTACTCATCATAAACACTGTCCAAGCTATCATAGTTAGCGTGAAAGCTGTAAGCATCCTTCATGATGAACTCACGTGTACGAAGAAGTCCATTACGTGGGCGTTTTTCATCACGATACTTAGGTTGGATTTGGTAAAGGTTGAGTGGCAATTGCTTGTAAGACTTAACAGAATCACGGACAATAGCTGTAAAGGTTTCTTCGTGAGTTGGACCTAGGATAAAGTCTGATTTTTCACGATTTTTTAGTTTGTAAAGGTCTTCACCATAAGTTTCGTAACGACCTGATTCGCGCCACAATTCTGCACTGAGGAGGGCAGGAGCCAACATCTCAACGGCACCAATCTTATCAAATTCTTGGCGCATGATATTTTTAGCTTTTTCAATCACACGATTAGCAAGCGGTAGGTAAGAATAAACACCTGCTGAGACTTGACGAACATAACCAGCTCGCAACATAAGAGCATGGCTGATAACTTGAGCATCGCTTGGCATTTCGCGAAGCGTTGGGATAGGCATTTTACTTTGTTTCATAATATTCCTCGATTATCTAAAAAAGAGTCGCATGATGTCATTCCAGGTCACAGCAATCATCAAGACAACCATGATGACCACTCCGGCCAAGGTGACATAGGTTTCAATTTCTTGTTTCAATGGTTTGCGGCGGATGGCTTCTAGGATATTGAGCACAATCTTACCACCATCCAGGACTGGAATCGGAATAAGATTAAAAATCCCAATATTGATGGAAATCATTGCCAAGAAGTACAAGACATTCTCAATTCCATTTTTAGCAGCATCACTACTTTCCTTAAAGATGGCAACAGGTCCACCTAGTTTGTTCAAATCTGGTTGGAAAATCAAATTTTTCAGAGCCGATAGAATTCGGAGGGCCGAGTCAGCAGCAGTTGTAAAACCACCTACAAACATGGATAGAAAATCTGACTTAATCCCCGGTTGAACACCTAGAAGGTAACGGCCTTGACTTTCTTCCGGACTAACAGTGACTTGTTTGTCACTACCATTTTCAGAAATAGTCACATCCAAGGTCGGGGCCGTCTTATCTTTGGTTTCTGATTCCACAGCCTGAATCAAACTTTCCCAGTTGCTAACCTCATGTGAGCCAATC includes these proteins:
- the glmS gene encoding glutamine--fructose-6-phosphate transaminase (isomerizing), with protein sequence MCGIVGVVGNTNATDILIQGLEKLEYRGYDSAGIFVLGGAENHLVKAVGRIAELSAKTAGVEGTTGIGHTRWATHGKPTEDNAHPHRSETERFVLVHNGVIENYLEIKEEYLAGHHFKGQTDTEIAVHLIGKFAEEDGLSVLEAFKKALHIIRGSYAFALVDSQDPEVIYVAKNKSPLLIGLGEGYNMVCSDAMAMIRETNQYMEIHDQELVIVKADSVEVQDYDGNSRERASYTAELDLSDIGKGTYPYYMLKEIDEQPTVMRKLIQAYTDEAGQVVVDPAIIKAVQDADRIYILAAGTSYHAGFASKKMLEELTDTPVELGISSEWGYGMPLLSKKPLFIFISQSGETADSRQVLVKANEMGIPSLTVTNVPGSTLSREANHTMLLHAGPEIAVASTKAYTAQIAALAFLAKAVGEANGNAKAQAFDLVHELSIVAQSIESTLSEKEAIEAKVRELLETTRNAFYIGRGQDYYVAMEASLKLKEISYIQCEGFAAGELKHGTIALIEEGTPVLALLSDPVLANHTRGNIQEVAARGAKVLTIAEENVAKDTDDIVLTTVHPYLSPISMVVPTQLVAYFATLHRGLDVDKPRNLAKSVTVE
- a CDS encoding pullulanase; translation: MRKIPSHTEKKMIYSIRSLKNGTGSVLIGASLILLAMATPTISANENTTSNKGTSNETTTALAQPLTDTAVNSDKNESDISSPKNANASLEKKEEKPATEPTTPVSSPADSAPQTGQDRSNEPTTAISPAATETKAEEPIADNHFRIHVKKLPEENKDSQGLWTWDDVEKPSENWPNGALSFKDAKKDDYGYYLDVKLKGEQAKKISFLINNTAGKNLTGDKSVEKLAPKMNEAWLDQDHKVFSYEPQPAGTIRVNYYRTDGNYDKKSLWYWGDVKNPSSGEWPNGTDFTATGKYGRYIDIPLKDAAKDLGFLLLDRNKQGDDVKIRKEDYKFTDLKNHSQIFLKDDDETIYTNPYYVHDIRMTGAQHVGTSSIESSFSTLVGVKKEDILKHSSITNHLGNKVTITDVTIDEAGKKVTYSGDFSDTKHPYTVSYNSDKFTTKTSWRLKDESYSYDGPLGATLKEDGKRVDLTLWSPSADKVSVVVYDKKDPEKVVGTVALEKGEKGTWKQTLNENSGLGISNYTGYYYHYQIERQGKTVLALDPYAKSLAAWNSDDAKIDDAHKVAKAAFVDPAKLGPQDLTYGKIRNFKSREDAVIYEAHVRDFTSDPAIAKDLTKPFGTFEAFIEKLDYLKNLGVTHIQLLPVLSYYFVNELKNHERLSDYASSNSNYNWGYDPQNYFSLTGMYSSNPKNPEKRIAEFKNLINEIHKRGMGAILDVVYNHTAKVDIFEDLEPNYYHFMDADGTPRTSFGGGRLGTTHYMTKRLLVDSIKYLVDTYKVDGFRFDMMGDHDATSIEEAYKAARALNPNLIMLGEGWRTYAGDENMPTKAADQDWMKHTDTVAVFSDDIRNNLKSGYPNEGQPAFITGGKRDINTIFKNLIAQPTNFEADSPGDVIQYIAAHDNLTLFDIIAQSIKKDPSKAENYAEIHRRLRLGNLMVLTAQGTPFIHSGQEYGRTKQFRDPAYKSPVAEDKQPNKSHLLRDKDGNPFDYPYFIHDSYDSSDAVNKFDWTKATDGKAYPENVKSRDYMKGLIALRQSTDAFRLKSLQDIKDRIRLITVPGQNGVEKEDVVIGYQITAPNGDIYAVFVNADEKAREFNLGTAFDHLRNAEVLADENQAGPVGIANPKGLEWTEKGLKLNALTATVLRIAQGGAIVAPAVEEKPEFDLSSLKQEQGQNNSQDNMSNRVVKPEQQTPAPQTKPDSAKPDTKVADSENKPNQATADSQAKLPNTGTKNDHKLLFAGISLLALLGLGFLLKNKKEN
- a CDS encoding LLM class flavin-dependent oxidoreductase, coding for MVELGISTFGETTELEGIGQTYSHAERIRQLVAEIELADKVDLDVYGIGEHHRADFAVSAPEIVLAAGAVNTKKIRLTSAVSILSSMDPIRLFQQYATIDALSNGRAEIMAGRGSFTESFPLFGYDLKDYEVLFDEKLDLLQLVNEKTKLDWQGRLTQTISGKEVYPRPVQDKLPLWIATGGHVESTVKIAQAGLPIVYAIIGGNPRYFKKLIQAYREIGRDAGHAEKYLKVGAHSWGWIAEDGKQAVKDYFHPTNQVVDAISKDRPHWQELRYEQYLEQVGPNGAMFVGNPDQVAEKLIRMIEDLGLDRFMLHLPLGSMPHDQVLRAIELFGTQVAPKVRAYFAMKEA
- the bglA gene encoding 6-phospho-beta-glucosidase; this translates as MLRFPKDFVWGSSTSGPQTEGRVAGDGKGDNLWDYWYQVEPNRYYNGIGPDKTSTFYENWEKDIDLLLETGHTAFRTSIQWSRIFPQGRGEVNPQGVDFYRKVFEAIKAKEIRLLVNLYHFDLPFALQEDGDGWENKATVSAYEDYARFCFETYGDLVDQWITFNEPIVPVEFGYFYDAHYPHKVDAEAAVKVAYHTQLASSRAVKACHELLPDSKIGIVLNLTPAYPRSQHPADVKAARIADLFQSQSFLDPSVLGTYPQELVEILHEQGLLPDATEEELKLIRDNTVDFLGVNYYQPLRVMAPRFAKHPESPLLPEHFYEPYVMPGRKINPHRGWEIYEQGIYDIAQNIKENYGNIKWMLTENGMGVEGEEKFRDNGMIQDDYRIDFVKGHLRELHRAIEDGANCKGYLIWTFIDCWSWLNSYKNRYGLVELDLETQERRLKKSGHWFKELSDNNGF
- a CDS encoding proline--tRNA ligase; the protein is MKQSKMPIPTLREMPSDAQVISHALMLRAGYVRQVSAGVYSYLPLANRVIEKAKNIMRQEFDKIGAVEMLAPALLSAELWRESGRYETYGEDLYKLKNREKSDFILGPTHEETFTAIVRDSVKSYKQLPLNLYQIQPKYRDEKRPRNGLLRTREFIMKDAYSFHANYDSLDSVYDEYKAAYERIFTRSGLDFKAIIGDGGAMGGKDSQEFMAITPARTDLDRWVVLDKSVASFDEIPAEVQEEIKAELLKWMVSGEDTIAYSSESSYAANLEMATNEYKPSNRVVAEEEVTRVATPDVKSIDEVAAFLNVPEEQTIKTLFYMADGELLAALLVGNDQLNEVKLKNHLGADFFDVASEEEVANVVQAGFGSLGPVALPENIKIIADRKVQDVRNAVVGANEDGYHLTGVNPGRDFTAEYVDIREVREGEISPDGQGVLNFARGIEIGHIFKLGTRYSASMGADVLDENGRAVPIIMGCYGIGVSRLLSAVMEQHARLFVNKTPKGEYRYAWGINFPKELAPFDVHLITVNVKDEEAQALTEKLEASLMGAGYEVLTDDRNERVGVKFSDSDLIGLPIRITVGKKAADGIVEVKIKATGDTIEVHADNLLETLEILSKK